The nucleotide window CTAAAAATCTCGATATTACTTTTAAAGATGATAATTTATATTTTAATTTAATAGAACCAACTTTTAAAGATAAAAGTTTAGAAGGAAGTTATGTAACTATTCATAATTTAGCAAGTGTACAAAATGGGGAAGTTGAAGTAAATATAAAAACAAATAGTAAACTAGATAAAGATATTTTAGATATTTTAAAAGCTTATAAAATAAATCTTCCCTTAGTTCAAAAAAGTGGAACTACAGATGCAACTTTGACTTTGATTTTTCCATATGAATTAGAAAAACCTATGACAACTAAAGGTGAATTTTTAGTAAATGATGCAGAAATTTCAATAGGAAATTTTTCTTTTAATAGTAAAACTGCAACGGTAATTTTAGATGGAAGTAATGTATTAGTAAAAGATGCAGATTTTAAATACAAAGATATGATAGATGCTTTAGTAAATATAAATATTGATACAAAAACTTTAAAATCTTCAGGTGATACAATTATAAATTCTTTAATAATAAAAAAAGAAAATGGAGAAAAAATAATTGATATAAAAGATAAAAAAACAGCTTTAGATATGGATTTTAATAAAGATACAATTATAGACTTAAAAGATTTAGAAACAACTATAAAAATAGCTGATTTAATTTATGTAAATATAAATAATATATCAAAAATTTATCCATATTCAAAGCTTTTAAAAGATATTTCAATAAAAGATGGAAATATCTCTTTAGATATAAAAGATGACAAAAATATCAAATTTAAAGCTTTAATAAAAGGTTTAAACTTACCTCTTAAAAAAGATGGGCAAAGTATTGAAAATCTCGATATTGTAGGAAATATTAGTGGTAAAAATATAGATATTCACTCAATTGATGAAAATATAAAAGTTGAAATAAAAGATGATTTAAAAATTTATTTAAATAATCTTTTTATAACTATCGATACAAAAAAACAAGATACAAATAATATAAATCAAAAGATGAATTTATATCTAACAAATGATGAAATAGATTTAAATGGAACAATTTACAAGATAAAAAATGCAAATCTATCAATAAAAAAAGAAGAAATAAATTTTGAAGCAAATTTAAAAGAGCTAGATCTTCCACTCAAAAAGAATGGAAAAAAGATCAATGAATTGACACTTTTGGGAATATATAAAAATAATTATACAAAATTAAACACAAAAAATAATGATTTGATTTTGGAATTAAAAAATGAAAATTTATCATTAAATATTAATGGTTATGATATTTTATATTCAAGTGAAGATAAAGAAGAAAATGATAGCTATAAAAATATTAATATTATAGGAAATAGTTCAAATATAATAGTGAATGATAAATATAAGTTTTTATCTGATACTTTTGAAATAAGAGTAAGAGAAAATGAAAAATTTATTCATTTAAAACATAAAAAAAGTGATATTACATTTAAAGAGTCAAAAGATAAAAAAATAGATATTTTCACAAGTGATATAAGTGATGAGTTTGTAAATACAATTTTTGATAAAAATATTTTTAAAGGTGGAAATATACTTTTTTTAGCAAATGGAGACATAAATAATTTAAATGGAAAAATAATTATTGAAAATAGTAATATTGAAGACTTAGCAATTTTAAATAATCTTTTAATATTTATTCACACTTCTCCTGCTCTTGTAAATCCTCTTTTAGCTGTTCCTTCTGTTGTAGGAATGGCAACAAATCAAGGATTTAATTTAACTGCATACAAAATAGTAAATGGTGTTATGGAGTTTAATTATAGTAAAGAAAAAGAGTTAATAGATGTTAAAAAATTAGTAACTATTGGAAATGGTATTGATTTTGAAGGTAAAGGAAAAGTAAATTTAAATGATTTAACTTTAGATTCAGAGATAAAATTAATTTTTCTAAAAGACTATTCAAAAATCGTAGGTGCAATACCTGTAGTTAATTATGTTTTATTAGGAGATAGTAATAGAGTTGAAACACAAGTAAATGTTTTTGGGGAATTATCAAATCCAAAAATTTCAACAAATTTAACAAAAGAGACTTTTAGTATTCCAGTTAATATTGCAAAAAGAATATTAAGTTCACCATCAATGCTCTTAGATTTTATAAAAGGAACTAATGAAAGTGAAAAAAAAGAAGAAAAAAGTAGTGAAGAGTTAATAAATAAGCCTTTAAAATAAAGGCTTATTCATTTCTTAAAACATCAATTACATCTATATTTGTAGCTTTTGAAGCTGGGTAATATGATGAAATAAGTACAATTATAACTGCTCCAATGATTATAGAAACAAAATCAGTTAATGCTAAATCAAGCGGTAATTTTGCACTTCCATAAACATCTGCTGGCAAAGTAACAATATCAAAATTATCTAGTAACCAATATCCAAAAAATCCTAACGCAATTCCTGTTAAAATCCCTGAAAATCCT belongs to Arcobacter defluvii and includes:
- a CDS encoding AsmA-like C-terminal domain-containing protein, which encodes MDIGNLEYKSKKTQTKSSFDDLKKDIELLPKVLMLFQKINIKKLKIDDNEFKIVLDENNLYLDNKYINISSKLDVASNQILFELSSLYLKDIDILFDGKIKIDYFTEELNYFGKFYYQDLEANLNIDMTKELAKFYIVSSPFKSLKFLKNFLDLPKTAEEWMYDNVEGNITLEGLYAEFDLKNNKLIEKSLNGKAHIENAKIKFHQDVDAIQTKNLDITFKDDNLYFNLIEPTFKDKSLEGSYVTIHNLASVQNGEVEVNIKTNSKLDKDILDILKAYKINLPLVQKSGTTDATLTLIFPYELEKPMTTKGEFLVNDAEISIGNFSFNSKTATVILDGSNVLVKDADFKYKDMIDALVNINIDTKTLKSSGDTIINSLIIKKENGEKIIDIKDKKTALDMDFNKDTIIDLKDLETTIKIADLIYVNINNISKIYPYSKLLKDISIKDGNISLDIKDDKNIKFKALIKGLNLPLKKDGQSIENLDIVGNISGKNIDIHSIDENIKVEIKDDLKIYLNNLFITIDTKKQDTNNINQKMNLYLTNDEIDLNGTIYKIKNANLSIKKEEINFEANLKELDLPLKKNGKKINELTLLGIYKNNYTKLNTKNNDLILELKNENLSLNINGYDILYSSEDKEENDSYKNINIIGNSSNIIVNDKYKFLSDTFEIRVRENEKFIHLKHKKSDITFKESKDKKIDIFTSDISDEFVNTIFDKNIFKGGNILFLANGDINNLNGKIIIENSNIEDLAILNNLLIFIHTSPALVNPLLAVPSVVGMATNQGFNLTAYKIVNGVMEFNYSKEKELIDVKKLVTIGNGIDFEGKGKVNLNDLTLDSEIKLIFLKDYSKIVGAIPVVNYVLLGDSNRVETQVNVFGELSNPKISTNLTKETFSIPVNIAKRILSSPSMLLDFIKGTNESEKKEEKSSEELINKPLK